CGCTCGCGCGCAAGCAGCCCGCCCCGTCCCGCTGCGCCGACACGCGGTAGCGGACCTCGCCCGGGCTCGTCATCGTGGGCCCGAAGAACAGGCTGCGCGCCTCCTCGCGGCGCTCGCCGAACGGGCCGTGGAAGACCAGCCGGTACTCGTTCTGCCCGAGCAGGAGCGGCAGCTCGTCGAAGGCGTACGTCCCGTCGGGACGCGCCGCCTGGTACGCCACCAGCGCGCCGTTCTGGTACAGCTCCACGTCCCAGCCCGGCCGCAGCGCGCCGCTCAGGCTGTAGCGGTCGAACGCCCCGGGGAGGCCGAGCGGGTAGTTGGTCACCGTCGCGCCGAGCCAGCGCGGGTCCGCGGAGGAGACGTTGCGCAGCCCGGGCACCAGCACCGCGCCCACGCCGGCGTAGCGCGCCGCGAGCGGCCCGAGCAGCCGCCCGTCCGGATCCGAGCGCGCCAGCGTGGGGCGGAGGTCCACCGCGTCGCGCCCGTTCGACAGGCCGGCGTAGAGCGACGCCTCGGCGCCGGCCAGGTCGCCGGCCGCGAAGGTGGTGGAGCGGAGCGACGTCCGGGCGCCGGGGCGGTCGTGGCGGACCTCGGCCGAGAGCGTCTGGTCGACCGACGGAAAGGCGACGAGCGCGCGCTCGTCCTCGAGCCGCGCCGCCCCGGGCTCGCGCGGCCCGCGCCGGGCGAGCTGGGCCGCCAGCGCCTCGCGCTCGAGGCGCGCCTGCACCGGCAGCGGCTCGAGCGCGGTCACCTCCAGGATCTGCAGCTCCGGCTTCACCTCGAGCTTCACCGACAGCCACCGCTCCAGCAGCGGGAGCGCGACGTAGACGTCGTCGTCGCGCGCCTCGAGGAGCGCCGGGTCGGTGGGCTCGACGCGGTCGCCGAGCGTCACCCGCCCGGGCGCGAGCCGGAAGGTCCGGCGCTCGTCGAGCACGAACCCCTCCGCCAGGTCGGGGAAGGGCAGCGCGTGGATGTCCAGGGAGAGCGCCTGCGCGAGCTGCAGGAGCGGCAGGCGGACGCCCTGAGCCGTCGCGTAGGCAGGGAGCCCGTCGCACACGACGAGCCCGCCGAGGTGCACCTCGAGCAGCAGCGCCTCCTCCCGCGGCGGCCGGGGGGCGCCCCGCGCCGGCGCCGCGGCGGCGAGCGCCAGGGCCGCGCCGAGCGCCCACGCCCCGCTGCGCAGCCTGGCGGGGAGGTGGGGCACGCGTCCTCAGCGCAGCTCGAGGGTGGCCTCCGCGAGCGGCTTCGCCCGGGTGGGCTCCTCGCGGAAGGTGACGCGCAGCGGACCGGGGCCCGGGGCGGCCTCGAGCGGCACGCGGGCGCGGCGCGAGCGGTTCGGGACGTAGACGGCGACGCCGCGCAGCTTCCCGACGCTCCGCTCGAGGCCGCCGGGGGCGGGGGCGAACACCTCGAGGTCGCCGTAGACCGAGCGCTCCCCGTCGCGCCGCAGGGTCACGGCCAGCGCGGGGGCGCCTCCGGCCGGCCGCTCCACCTGGAGCTCCTCGATCGCCAGCGTGGCGGCGAGCGGCCCCTGGCGCACGATGACCGGGATCGAGGCCCCGACCAGCGCCTCGAGCTGGACCGAGAACCCGCCGGCCCGCGGCTGGGCCCGCGCCTCGGCCACCCGCTTGAGCAGGAGGTGCGACCGGTACTCGCCGCGCTCGAGGTCGGCCGGCCGGCGCACCTGCACCCGGATCACCTGCTCCGCCCCGGGGGCGATCGTGAACTGGTGGGGCGAGAAGCGGAGCAGCGGCGTCGCGAAGCGCTCGCCGGGCGCCGGCTCCGGGGCGGGCACGAGCTGGCCCACCTCGTCCATGCGCCGCTCCACCAGCGCCACCTGGAACGTCGCCGGCTTCGCGGCCCGGTTCACCACCGTGAGCTGGGCGGCGCGCTGGCCCGCCGCGAGCACGAGGCGCGTCGGGAAGAGCATGAGCTCCTGGTCGGCGCGGGCGCCGCCGGGCAGGAGGGCCGCCAGCGCCGCGGCCGCGAGGAGCCCGCGCGCCCTCGCCCTCGCCCACTCCGTCGCTCGCGCCTGCGCCATCGTCCGTTCCTCACTGGTAGTTGACGGTCACGTCGAACGTGCCCGCGTAGCTGCCGGGGGCCTGCTGCGCGCCCACGGCGAGCGTCGCCCCGATCGACACCACCTGCGACCCGGCCCCGAGGCTCAGCGTGGCCGGCAGGTAGGTGAACCCGCTCAGCGCCATGGCGTGCGCGCCGCTCGTCAGCGCCACCGCCCCGTCCGCCGGCAGGGTGAGCCCGAAGCTCAGCCCGGGATCTCCGGTGACCGTGAAGGTCGCCGCCGCCCCGGGCCTGGCCGACAGGAGCACCACGCCCCCCGTCGCGGCGCGGCTGCCGGTGGGCGAGACCGTGACCGCGCCGCCGCTCCCCGCCGCGAACGCGCCGAAGGAGAGCCCCTGCCCCGGAGCCACCGCGATGCCGAGCGCGGCGCCGAGGCAGGGGACGACCACCGCCGCCGCGGCGGCGAGCCAGCGGCGGCGGGCGGTCACTGGTAATCCACGCTCACCGGGAAGGTGCCGGTGTACGCGCCCTGGGCCTGCCCGTTCCCGACCGTGAGCGTCGCGCCCACGGTGA
This Anaeromyxobacter diazotrophicus DNA region includes the following protein-coding sequences:
- a CDS encoding fimbria/pilus periplasmic chaperone, with the translated sequence MAQARATEWARARARGLLAAAALAALLPGGARADQELMLFPTRLVLAAGQRAAQLTVVNRAAKPATFQVALVERRMDEVGQLVPAPEPAPGERFATPLLRFSPHQFTIAPGAEQVIRVQVRRPADLERGEYRSHLLLKRVAEARAQPRAGGFSVQLEALVGASIPVIVRQGPLAATLAIEELQVERPAGGAPALAVTLRRDGERSVYGDLEVFAPAPGGLERSVGKLRGVAVYVPNRSRRARVPLEAAPGPGPLRVTFREEPTRAKPLAEATLELR
- a CDS encoding DUF4402 domain-containing protein, with translation MTARRRWLAAAAAVVVPCLGAALGIAVAPGQGLSFGAFAAGSGGAVTVSPTGSRAATGGVVLLSARPGAAATFTVTGDPGLSFGLTLPADGAVALTSGAHAMALSGFTYLPATLSLGAGSQVVSIGATLAVGAQQAPGSYAGTFDVTVNYQ